The Salminus brasiliensis chromosome 3, fSalBra1.hap2, whole genome shotgun sequence genome contains a region encoding:
- the rbm43 gene encoding RNA-binding protein 43, with product MNPAVIKVSGIPAIDLDDRMLDQLKIHFQRRSNSGADVLTVLPTSTPDQAYVVFESDNVPGVLQRNHVLEVDSKFYPVHVQRAHQSEVDMPVKTKLNMSMFPKPQDVWLLLRSNGFEATEIRPGILQLKGSFLSLKLLRKKLTELLVQDVLSQNTSPSALSNGYPSASVSQMEPNHLVPITAFRPSSNHGRVMSNGVHAGSRRPMVNAASPLLGVSSASLKLRQPVSPVYGDPGSAGSPSSSPNYSDYTFHNRPSSKPREASLLVDKHVLDYALIYEENFFKEIEVVWGCEMSLKDHEDVTTVTFLGKDCEKAKRKLQSFIENIAPSLRIQEIHLNDYDLNQQVDIRKRVQYYTDIKLGVTIKQDGETVKVVGASTKSFVVKQQLLGESEDPSTSSQRGRQLERNSRQRSSSLPRQYKLNRVCETDQGRLPEPKYGAGVAKEYSPSDYQEEPQSRRARGLSNEQQSRRRSNSESRDRQRETRAKPKLPDEVQLPTSDGEKKSKGKILPSIKKSLGIDMSILKKPKKTSNKL from the exons ATGAATCCAGCGGTTATTAAAGTGTCTGGAATTCCAGCTATCGACCTTGATGACCGAATGCTGGACCAGCTGAAGATACACTTCCAGAGGCGCAGTAACAGTGGGGCAGATGTTCTAACAGTACTTCCGACATCTACCCCAGACCAGGCCTATGTTGTCTTTGAATCAGATAACG TTCCTGGAGTCTTGCAACGGAATCATGTGTTGGAAGTGGACAGCAAATTCTATCCTGTTCATGTCCAGAGAGCTCACCAGTCTGAG gtgGACATGCCAGTTAAAACCAAACTAAATATGAGCATGTTCCCAAAGCCACAAGATGTTTGGTTGCTCCTGCGGTCAAATGGCTTTGAGGCAACAGAAATCAGGCCAGGCATCCTCCAGTTAAAGGGATCCTTTCTCAGCCTGAAGCTTTTACGTAAAAAACTAACTGAGCTCCTGGTCCAAGACGTCCTATCCCAAAACACATCTCCTTCAGCCCTTTCCAACGGATACCCTTCTGCTTCTGTCTCCCAAATGGAGCCTAATCATTTGGTGCCCATAACTGCCTTCAGACCTTCATCAAACCATGGTCGTGTAATGAGCAATGGAGTGCATGCGGGTAGCCGGAGGCCCATGGTCAATGCTGCTTCACCATTGTTAGGTGTCTCTTCTGCCAGTCTCAAGCTGCGACAGCCGGTGTCTCCTGTATATGGCGATCCAGGCTCAGCTGGGTCCCCCAGCAGTTCTCCCAACTACAGTGATTATACTTTTCATAATAGGCCTTCCTCCAAGCCAAGAGAAGCAAGCTTGTTGGTGGACAAACATGTCCTAGACTATGCACTCATCTACGAGGAGAACTTTTTCAAGGAGATTGAAGTGGTCTGGGGTTGTGAGATGAGTCTAAAAGATCATGAAGATGTAACGACAGTCACATTTTTGGGAAAAGACTGTGAGAAAGCCAAACGAAAACTCCAGTCCTTCATTGAGAACATTGCACCTAGTTTGCGCATTCAAGAAATACACTTGAATGATTACGATCTTAACCAACAAGTGGATATTCGGAAGAGAGTCCAGTACTATACAGACATAAAGTTAGGTGTAACAATCAAGCAGGATGGCGAAACTGTCAAGGTGGTGGGAGCATCTACAAAAAGCTTTGTAGTGAAGCAGCAGCTTCTAGGAGAGAGTGAAGACCCTTCCACGTCTAGTCAAAGGGGCAGACAGCTAGAGAGAAACTCAAGACAAAGAAGTTCTTCACTACCGAGACAGTATAAGCTCAATAGGGTTTGTGAAACTGACCAAGGACGCCTTCCTGAGCCAAAATATGGAGCCGGAGTAGCAAAAGAATACTCTCCTTCAGACTATCAAGAGGAACCTCAGTCCAGAAGAGCTCGGGGTCTTTCAAATGAACAGCAATCCAGGAGACGCAGCAACTCAGAGtctagagacagacagagagaaaccaGGGCAAAGCCAAAACTACCTGATGAGGTGCAGTTGCCAACTAGTGATGGAGAAAAGAAGTCCAAAGGCAAGATTTTACCTTCTATTAAGAAATCATTAGGAATAGATATGTCAATATTAAAAAAGCCTAAAAAAACAAGTAATAAATTATGA